One Phenylobacterium hankyongense DNA segment encodes these proteins:
- a CDS encoding response regulator, with protein sequence MAPRILPSANMRPHDLASLKVLVVDDNANVQRLIADVLHAGGVGQVETAEDGVRARAMLARWDPDIVFSDWTMPLMGGLELTRSIRRAAVHPDRRIPNPQVPVIIVTGRRSAADVEMARTAGVNEFVIKPFTPAALLSRIQLVLMKPRSFIISEAYIGPDRRRRVELSYSGPLRRMSDPEEVVDAIERTATRETISVELDALRSLITARGGVDRDTLKMTYRVMQHTSFRARQVRDAMVDRASTLLMEYVDAMGGPEHCEPQVLDLHFKAISTLLDTPEGDVELAAKLVGHLAAVVKQKASRRRKAA encoded by the coding sequence ATGGCCCCTCGTATCCTGCCCAGCGCCAACATGCGGCCGCACGATCTTGCGTCGCTGAAGGTGCTCGTGGTGGACGACAACGCCAACGTCCAGCGGCTGATCGCCGACGTGCTGCACGCCGGCGGGGTCGGCCAGGTGGAGACCGCCGAGGACGGCGTTCGCGCCCGCGCCATGCTGGCCCGCTGGGATCCCGACATCGTCTTCTCCGACTGGACCATGCCGCTGATGGGCGGACTTGAGCTGACCCGCTCGATCCGCCGGGCCGCCGTCCATCCCGACCGCCGCATCCCCAACCCGCAGGTGCCGGTGATCATCGTCACCGGCCGGCGCAGCGCCGCCGACGTGGAGATGGCGCGCACCGCGGGCGTCAACGAGTTCGTCATCAAGCCGTTCACCCCGGCCGCGCTGCTGTCGCGGATCCAGCTGGTGCTGATGAAGCCGCGCTCCTTCATCATCAGCGAGGCCTACATCGGTCCCGACCGCCGCCGTCGCGTCGAGCTGAGCTATTCGGGTCCCCTGCGCCGGATGAGCGACCCCGAGGAGGTCGTCGACGCCATCGAGCGCACCGCCACCCGCGAGACCATCAGCGTCGAGCTCGACGCCCTGCGCAGCCTGATCACCGCGCGCGGCGGCGTCGATCGCGACACGCTGAAGATGACCTACCGGGTGATGCAGCACACCAGCTTCCGCGCCCGCCAGGTGCGCGACGCCATGGTCGACCGGGCCTCGACCCTGCTGATGGAATACGTCGACGCCATGGGCGGCCCCGAGCACTGCGAGCCGCAGGTGCTCGACCTGCACTTCAAGGCGATCAGCACCCTGCTGGACACCCCGGAGGGCGACGTCGAGCTGGCGGCCAAGCTGGTCGGCCATCTCGCCGCGGTAGTGAAGCAAAAGGCCTCGCGGCGCCGCAAGGCGGCGTGA
- a CDS encoding GAF domain-containing protein, producing MAEPFNDKVLTGSKAERYAAVGGEIAAVLEGELNLTARMATVASMLANTFEHFYWTGFYVVDPEKREELVVGPYQGTLGCLRIAFGRGVCGTAARTRQTQVVEDVNAFPGHIACDSRSVSEIVVPVVDENGHLIAVFDVDSETPAAFDSEDQKGLEQILKSVFAAG from the coding sequence ATGGCCGAACCCTTCAACGACAAAGTCCTCACTGGCTCCAAGGCGGAGCGTTACGCCGCCGTCGGCGGGGAGATCGCCGCCGTGCTGGAGGGCGAGCTCAACCTGACCGCCCGGATGGCGACCGTGGCCTCCATGCTGGCCAACACCTTCGAGCATTTCTACTGGACCGGCTTCTACGTGGTCGATCCCGAGAAGCGGGAGGAGCTGGTGGTCGGCCCCTACCAGGGCACGCTGGGGTGCCTGCGGATCGCCTTCGGCCGCGGGGTCTGCGGCACGGCCGCGCGCACCCGCCAGACCCAGGTGGTGGAGGACGTCAACGCCTTCCCCGGCCACATCGCCTGCGACAGCCGCTCGGTCAGCGAGATCGTCGTGCCGGTGGTGGACGAGAACGGCCACCTGATCGCCGTGTTCGACGTGGATTCTGAGACCCCGGCGGCCTTCGACAGCGAGGATCAGAAAGGACTGGAGCAGATTCTGAAGTCGGTGTTCGCCGCCGGTTGA
- a CDS encoding acetyl-CoA C-acetyltransferase, producing MAEAYIVAATRTAGGRKGGRLRDWHPADLGAVVLNELVERTGADPAIVEDVVMGCVMQVGEQATNIARNAILASKLPESVPGTSVDRQCGSSQQALQFAAQAVMSGTMDVVIAAGVESMTRVPMGLSVALPAKEGFGQPMSPNMQQRYPNIQFSQFMGAEMMAEKYKLTKDQLDEFGYRSHQRAIAATQAGAFRDEIVAIDGKDAEGNAARHDSDEGIRYDVSLDGMKAVKLLREGGRITAATSSQICDGASGVMIVSEKGLKDLGLEPMARIHHLSVIGHDPVIMLEAPLPATERALKKAGMSVDDIDLFEVNEAFASVPVAWLQTLGADPEKLNVNGGAIALGHPLGASGTKLMTTLLHALKARGGRYGLQTMCEGGGLANVTIVERL from the coding sequence ATGGCCGAAGCCTATATCGTAGCTGCGACGCGCACCGCCGGCGGGCGCAAGGGCGGCCGCCTGCGGGACTGGCACCCGGCCGACCTCGGCGCGGTGGTGCTGAACGAGCTGGTCGAGCGCACCGGCGCGGACCCCGCCATCGTCGAGGACGTGGTCATGGGCTGCGTCATGCAGGTGGGCGAGCAGGCCACCAACATCGCCCGCAACGCCATCCTCGCCTCGAAGCTGCCCGAGAGCGTGCCCGGCACCTCGGTGGACCGCCAGTGCGGCTCCTCGCAACAGGCCCTGCAGTTCGCCGCCCAGGCGGTGATGAGCGGCACCATGGATGTGGTGATCGCCGCCGGCGTCGAGAGCATGACCCGGGTGCCGATGGGGCTCTCCGTGGCCCTGCCGGCCAAGGAGGGCTTCGGCCAGCCGATGAGCCCGAACATGCAGCAGCGCTACCCCAACATCCAGTTCTCCCAGTTCATGGGCGCCGAGATGATGGCGGAGAAGTACAAGCTGACGAAGGACCAGCTGGACGAGTTCGGCTACCGGTCCCACCAGCGGGCGATCGCCGCGACCCAGGCCGGCGCCTTCAGGGACGAGATCGTCGCCATCGACGGCAAGGACGCTGAGGGTAACGCCGCGCGCCACGATAGCGACGAGGGCATCCGCTACGACGTCAGTCTCGACGGCATGAAGGCGGTGAAGCTGCTGCGCGAAGGCGGGCGGATCACCGCGGCCACCTCCAGCCAGATCTGCGACGGCGCCTCGGGCGTGATGATCGTCTCGGAAAAGGGGCTGAAGGACCTCGGCCTCGAGCCGATGGCCCGCATCCACCACCTGTCGGTGATCGGCCACGACCCGGTGATCATGCTGGAAGCGCCGCTTCCGGCCACCGAACGGGCGCTGAAGAAGGCCGGCATGTCGGTGGACGACATCGACCTCTTCGAAGTCAACGAGGCCTTCGCCTCGGTGCCGGTGGCCTGGCTGCAGACCCTGGGCGCCGACCCGGAGAAGCTCAACGTCAACGGCGGCGCCATCGCGCTCGGCCACCCGCTGGGCGCCTCGGGCACCAAGCTGATGACCACCCTGCTGCACGCCCTGAAGGCCCGCGGCGGGCGCTACGGCCTGCAGACCATGTGCGAAGGTGGCGGCCTGGCCAACGTCACCATCGTCGAGCGCCTCTAG
- a CDS encoding SDR family NAD(P)-dependent oxidoreductase produces the protein MMSRIFAITGAFGVLGSAVARAAAGQGARVAMIDYATAPAAGQAGGDDVLALGGVDLSDAEAAGAAIEAVTQRFGGLDVLVNVAGGFTWETHEAGSAESWRRMFQINVETAANASRAAIPHLKRSDAGRIVNVGASAAVKAATGMGAYAAAKAGVHRLTEALAEELKGDGVTVNAVLPSILDTPTNRADMPKADASAWVAPADLAAVILFLASEEARAVTGALVPVTGRV, from the coding sequence ATGATGTCCCGCATCTTCGCCATCACCGGCGCGTTCGGCGTCCTCGGATCCGCCGTGGCCAGGGCTGCGGCGGGGCAGGGCGCGCGGGTGGCGATGATCGACTATGCGACGGCGCCGGCGGCCGGCCAGGCCGGGGGCGACGACGTGCTGGCGCTGGGCGGCGTCGACCTCTCCGATGCCGAGGCGGCGGGCGCGGCCATCGAGGCGGTGACCCAGCGCTTCGGCGGCCTCGACGTGCTGGTCAATGTCGCCGGCGGCTTCACCTGGGAGACGCACGAGGCCGGCAGCGCCGAGAGCTGGCGGCGGATGTTCCAGATCAACGTCGAGACCGCGGCCAACGCCAGCCGCGCGGCCATCCCGCACCTCAAGCGCAGCGACGCCGGCCGGATCGTCAACGTCGGGGCCAGCGCCGCCGTGAAGGCGGCCACCGGCATGGGCGCCTATGCGGCCGCGAAGGCCGGCGTCCACCGGCTGACCGAAGCCCTGGCTGAGGAGCTGAAGGGCGACGGCGTCACCGTCAACGCCGTGCTGCCCTCGATCCTCGACACCCCGACGAACCGCGCCGACATGCCGAAGGCGGACGCCTCCGCCTGGGTGGCGCCGGCCGACCTGGCGGCGGTGATCCTGTTCCTGGCGTCGGAGGAGGCGCGGGCGGTGACCGGCGCCCTCGTGCCCGTCACCGGGCGGGTCTAG
- a CDS encoding VOC family protein, which produces MIGYATIGSNDLERSKTFYDTVLEPLGGRRTFAMGERMQFYGGQGPGMLAICQPYDQQPATVGNGAMFGLPAPTREAVDAAHAAAVAAGAQCEGQPGPRTANFYAAYFRDPDGNKLCVFKAG; this is translated from the coding sequence ATGATCGGCTACGCCACCATCGGCTCCAACGACCTGGAGCGTTCGAAGACCTTCTACGACACCGTGCTGGAGCCGCTCGGCGGGCGGCGCACCTTCGCCATGGGCGAGCGCATGCAGTTCTACGGCGGCCAGGGCCCGGGAATGCTGGCGATCTGCCAGCCCTATGACCAGCAGCCGGCGACCGTGGGCAACGGCGCGATGTTCGGCCTGCCGGCGCCCACCCGCGAGGCGGTCGATGCGGCGCACGCCGCGGCCGTGGCCGCCGGCGCGCAGTGCGAGGGCCAGCCCGGCCCCCGCACCGCCAACTTCTACGCCGCCTACTTCCGCGATCCGGACGGCAACAAGCTCTGCGTCTTCAAGGCCGGCTAG